A single Ascochyta rabiei chromosome 4, complete sequence DNA region contains:
- a CDS encoding centromeric DNA-binding histone H3-like protein cse4, with translation MPPKSPVVGRKNKARPSRGGSSRASTGSRRESAKRLGAPGPAPKRTKRYKPGTVALREIRKYQKTTDLLLLKLPFQRLVREIAQSVTGEDGPNRWQSQALFALQEATEAFLVNLFHDANLCAIHAKRVTIQQKDIQLARRLRAAWGAPV, from the exons ATGCCGCCCAAGTCGCCCGTTGTCGGCCGCAAGAACAAGGCCCGTCCCTCGCGCGGCGGCAGCTCACGCGCCTCGACCGGCAGCCGGCGCGAGAGCGCGAAGCGACTGGGCGCACCAGGCCCCGCGCCCAAGCGCACCAAGCGCTACAAGCCCGGCACCGTTGCGCTGCGCGAGATCCGCAAGTACCAGAAGACAACGgacctgctgctgctgaagcTGCCCTTTCAGCGCCTG GTCCGTGAAATCGCTCAATCCGTCACCGGCGAAGATGGCCCGAACAGGTGGCAGTCGCAAGCCCTCTTCGCCCTGCAAGAAGCCACCGAGGCCTTCCTCGTCAACCTCTTCCACGACGCCAACCTGTGCGCCATCCACGCCAAGCGCGTCACCATCCAGCAAAAGGACATCCAGCTCGCGAGGCGGTTACGAGCCGCCTGGGGCGCGCCAGTCTAA
- a CDS encoding 6-methylsalicylic acid synthase, translating into MMLDDIRCTWLPDSGDHTRLLDGPPPHCSETRPLDIFTSATPSERWIHSAMHSTTGSSTPSSRSGFEVLDPHTPQLERSTSEDVAIVGLSCRTAGGNNTPDKLWDFLLNKKNASGEVPAQRWEPWRQQDPRNGKILDNIIRKGYFLENLENFDAAFFGISPKEAELMDPHQRLALELAWEALENAGVDPKKLAGSDTAVYMGVDSDDYSRMLMEDLPTIEAWSGIGTAYHGIPNRISYHLGLQGPSTAVDAACASSLIAIHLARQAIVSGESTVAICGGVNVICAPGLTHMLEKAGALTTEGVCRSFDDAACGYARGEGGAVVVLKRLSAAIEDNDNILAVMKSSASAQDGKTKGIMAPNSKAQELVARQALARAGNIDPHTIDYVEAHATSTSLGDPTEISAIAQVYGAGRSSDSPCYVGSIKPNVGHLEAAAGAIGFVKAVLSVQKGVVAPQTLLNKLNTKIDWASSGLEVAREQKAWPERDLRRAAVCCYGYGGSVCHAILEQAPTRSHRLGRLQQIPSTGLSPNSDTAVVLTLSAMQEKRLPAHAASLAHWLSSRDGMSEDLRAVARTLSQHRAAHDYRVSFVIPINGHEDAVRSLTDFAKSRPDPWTTSNRVLDNAMQKGVVWVYSGHGAQWPNMGMELLCNHTFYYTLSSLDPIFQKEADFSVIEALETGNLGDSARVQILTYAVQIGLTALLKSQGVRPQAIIGHSVGEIAAAVAAGCLTAHEGAIVVSRRAKLYARVQGQGAMALVTSPFETAAQQLVGRVDIVAAIKSSPSTCVVSGTTQAVERYVERLQKQSIKSWRVQTDIGFHSPMLGQLVSALQQSLGQDINPQPAILPIYSTSASDARTTSLRGIEYWTKNMVDPVWLVDAVDAAVEDGFRVFMEISTHPIVSHSIFETLSARSIDECATFGIMKKDVSAEHSILNAIGQLHTLGGQVDFGALHGQGPWSTRVPNTPWVHKPYWKTISMGSRSAAQQHDVDTHTVLGGVMEIAGSNTKVWTTTLDGSTKPYPLTHPLDGTEIIPAAVYCNTFQRATGATILNNLELRVPTPMAADKRELQIVVEGDEVRLASRLKEEITGTTHVDHAWVQHSAARFTDTDMSSHQQTLSISAIRMRIGTQLPNSFAWDYLQSIGVSGIAFPWAVLEHFGNDKEMLVKMDMDPSSQTLTWDAQSWAPFLDAATSVGSSIFFKSVRMRIVSGIDQIFFLSTDIPPKVGYLFIEESSEGENLKANISVLSEDGLLLTKIKGMRFSDVEAVSDKSKGVDSLVHRLTWVPPKFSETPLVMNNVVVVSAESPILDNYVNTLEIVAKRVVTVPSSANLAEPEIKTLLEQKNAIAIYLPGAVDSADEISKKAHAFTWETARILSILAEIPSAPKLFVIADSAYKSQSPTCLAQYPLYGFSRVAASEYPDVWGGLIDNEGPAFPLLPVKYVKEQSVVRVQDGLPRVARLRPFAKDQHHNAQTKGLLPQPHGTYLVTGGFGDLGLEVLEFLVQKGARRLVVVSRRGLPPRRDWPSATGSMGAVVKKISKLESLGATIHALAIDIGSPSASTELSAALDRLSLPSVLGVIHAAGVSGYGYIKDSTHSAYLEVMGPKIQGALNLHNVFPCGTLDFFVLFSSIGQILGTPGQSAYAASNAFLDGLATHRRSQGCNSIAIQWTAWRALGLASDTALVDLELQSKGVTDITVEEGFQAWMHLSNIDTDHAVVTRTRILDAGEPLPCELIADVVQRRAAPAAVSATSAAAPQVAAKPRAGPELKAHLNAEIKGCLSRVLHLGVEEIEDRSAIADLGVDSVMTVALRQQLQKAMGITVPPTLTWNHPTVGHLVEWFYEKVERRE; encoded by the exons ATGATGCTTGACGATATAAGATGTACTTGGCTACCGGACAGCGGAGACCATACACGGCTTCTAGACGGTCCTCCGCCGCACTGCTCTGAGACACGGCCACTTGATATTTTCACATCAGCCACGCCATCTGAGCGCTGGATTCATTCAGCAATGCATTCCACAACCGGATCTTCGACCCCCAGCAGCAGGTCTGGCTTCGAGGTTCTCGACCCACACACTCCACAATTAGAACGG TCTACCTCAGAAGATGTCGCTATCGTGGGCCTTTCATGCCGCACTGCTGGTGGGAACAACACACCTGATAAACTTTGGGACTTTCTTTTAAATAAGAAAAACGCATCTGGCGAAGTCCCAGCACAGCGATGGGAGCCATGGAGGCAGCAAGACCCTCGAAACGGCAAGATACTTGACAACATCATTCGTAAAGGCTACTTTCTTGAAAACCTCGAAAACTTCGATGCAGCTTTCTTCGGCATCTCGCCGAAAGAAGCTGAGCTCATGGATCCTCACCAAAGGCTGGCATTGGAGCTCGCATGGGAAGCCTTGGAAAATGCCGGCGTTGATCCGAAGAAGCTCGCTGGGAGCGATACAGCTGTCTACATGGGTGTAGATTCAGACGATTATTCTCGGATGCTGATGGAGGATCTTCCTACCATCGAGGCTTGGAGCGGTATCGGTACCGCATACCACGGCATCCCAAACAGGATTTCATATCACTTGGGACTGCAAGGGCCCAGTACAGCAGTCGATGCAGCTTGCGCAAGCTCACTCATCGCCATCCACCTAGCCCGTCAAGCTATTGTATCCGGAGAAAGCACTGTTGCCATCTGCGGTGGCGTTAATGTCATCTGTGCACCTGGTCTAACACACATGTTGGAGAAGGCGGGCGCATTGACCACCGAAGGTGTCTGTCGCTCATTCGACGATGCCGCGTGCGGGTATGCACGTGGTGAAGGCGGCGCTGTTGTTGTGCTCAAGCGTCTCAGCGCTGCGATCGAAGACAACGATAACATTCTTGCCGTCATGAAGAGCTCTGCATCTGCTCAGGACGGCAAGACAAAGGGCATCATGGCACCCAACTCAAAGGCCCAAGAGCTTGTAGCTAGGCAGGCGCTCGCACGGGCCGGCAATATCGACCCGCATACCATTGACTATGTTGAAGCGCACGCGACTTCAACTTCCCTCGGAGACCCAACAGAAATCAGCGCCATTGCTCAAGTGTACGGTGCCGGGCGCTCGTCTGACTCACCTTGTTATGTCGGTTCCATCAAGCCAAATGTTGGACATCTCGAAGCTGCAGCTGGCGCTATTGGCTTTGTTAAGGCAGTGCTTAGTGTGCAGAAGGGCGTCGTCGCCCCACAGACGCTGCTGAACAAGCTTAACACTAAGATTGATTGGGCCAGCAGTGGACTGGAGGTTGCCAGAGAACAGAAAGCATGGCCGGAGCGCGATCTGCGGAGAGCAGCGGTGTGCTGTTACGGTTACGGAGGGTCAGTCTGCCACGCCATTCTCGAGCAGGCCCCCACGAGATCGCATCGTCTTGGAAGGCTTCAGCAGATCCCAAGCACCGGCCTGTCTCCAAATTCAGATACGGCCGTTGTTCTTACACTATCAGCTATGCAGGAGAAGCGCCTGCCCGCTCACGCTGCTTCGCTAGCACACTGGCTTAGTTCTCGCGATGGCATGTCTGAAGACCTCCGTGCTGTTGCGCGAACATTATCTCAACACCGCGCTGCACATGATTACCGCGTCTCATTTGTGATACCTATCAACGGTCACGAGGATGCTGTCCGTAGTCTGACAGATTTTGCAAAAAGCAGACCAGATCCATGGACGACAAGCAACCGTGTGCTTGACAACGCAATGCAGAAGGGAGTTGTGTGGGTTTACTCCGGTCATGGTGCGCAATGGCCTAACATGGGAATGGAGTTGCTATGCAACCACACCTTTTACTACACTCTTTCCTCGTTGGACCCCATTTTCCAGAAAGAAGCAGACTTCTCAGTCATTGAAGCATTGGAGACAGGCAACCTAGGCGACTCAGCGAGGGTACAGATATTGACGTACGCTGTACAAATCGGTCTCACAGCATTACTCAAGTCGCAAGGAGTTAGACCGCAGGCTATCATCGGACATTCCGTGGGAGAAATCGCGGCTGCCGTTGCTGCTGGCTGCTTGACGGCGCACGAAGGCGCCATTGTTGTTTCGAGGCGAGCAAAGCTTTATGCACGTGTCCAAGGCCAAGGTGCGATGGCTCTGGTTACATCACCGTTCGAAACGGCAGCGCAACAATTAGTAGGAAGGGTCGATATTGTTGCCGCTATCAAATCGTCGCCATCAACTTGCGTGGTCAGTGGTACGACTCAGGCTGTTGAGCGGTATGTTGAGCGTCTTCAGAAGCAAAGTATCAAGTCTTGGAGAGTACAGACTGATATCGGTTTCCATTCACCGATGCTCGGGCAGCTTGTGTCTGCACTGCAACAGAGCTTGGGTCAAGATATCAACCCTCAACCAGCAATCTTACCAATCTACTCGACCTCAGCTTCAGATGCGAGAACCACATCACTGCGTGGTATTGAATACTGGACGAAGAACATGGTAGATCCTGTCTGGCTTGTCGATGCTGTCGACGCCGCTGTGGAAGATGGCTTCCGTGTTTTCATGGAGATCTCCACTCATCCAATTGTCTCTCATTCTATCTTTGAAACATTATCCGCTCGGTCGATCGATGAGTGTGCGACTTTCGGCATCATGAAAAAGGACGTTTCCGCTGAGCACAGTATCTTGAATGCTATTGGTCAGCTGCATACTCTTGGTGGACAAGTCGATTTTGGTGCCTTGCACGGGCAAGGTCCTTGGTCGACTAGAGTGCCCAACACTCCCTGGGTACACAAGCCTTACTGGAAGACCATCTCCATGGGTTCCAGGTCTGCTGCCCAGCAACACGACGTTGATACACATACAGTGCTCGGTGGTGTGATGGAGATCGCGGGCAGCAACACCAAAGTCTGGACGACGACTTTGGACGGTTCGACAAAACCGTACCCTTTGACGCATCCACTCGACGGGACTGAAATCATCCCTGCAGCAGTCTACTGCAATACCTTTCAGCGAGCCACAGGCGCAACCATTCTCAACAACTTGGAGCTCCGAGTCCCAACGCCAATGGCAGCCGATAAGCGCGAGCTCCAAATTGTTGTTGAGGGGGATGAGGTTCGCCTGGCCTCTCGTCTCAAGGAAGAAATTACAGGTACCACCCATGTTGATCATGCATGGGTCCAGCACAGCGCAGCCAGATTCACAGATACCGACATGTCGTCTCATCAGCAAACACTCTCGATCTCCGCCATCAGAATGAGGATTGGCACTCAGCTGCCAAACAGCTTCGCATGGGACTATCTACAGAGCATTGGTGTGTCCGGTATTGCGTTCCCGTGGGCTGTGCTAGAGCACTTCGGCAACGACAAGGAGATGCTCGTTAAAATGGATATGGACCCAAGCTCACAAACTTTGACTTGGGACGCACAAAGTTGGGCTCCTTTCCTTGATGCGGCGACATCAGTCGGATCATCCATCTTTTTCAAGAGTGTCCGAATGCGTATTGTCAGCGGCATTGATCAAATCTTTTTCCTCTCCACTGATATTCCTCCCAAGGTTGGGTATCTATTCATCGAAGAGAGTTCCGAGGGCGAAAACCTGAAAGCCAACATCAGTGTTTTGAGTGAGGATGGATTGCTTCTCACCAAGATCAAGGGTATGCGTTTCTCGGACGTCGAGGCAGTCAGCGACAAGAGCAAGGGTGTAGATTCATTGGTACACCGTCTGACATGGGTACCGCCAAAGTTCTCCGAGACGCCGTTGGTGATGAATAACGTTGTCGTTGTGTCTGCCGAAAGCCCGATTCTCGACAATTACGTCAATACTCTCGAAATTGTAGCCAAGAGGGTCGTGACGGTGCCATCTAGCGCAAACCTGGCTGAGCCAGAAATCAAGACCTTGTTGGAGCAGAAGAACGCTATTGCCATATACCTGCCCGGCGCAGTCGACAGTGCGGACGAGATATCCAAGAAAGCACATGCATTTACCTGGGAAACAGCGAGAATTCTTTCCATTCTCGCAGAGATTCCCAGCGCACCAAAGCTCTTCGTCATTGCTGACAGCGCATACAAAAGCCAGTCACCCACATGCCTTGCCCAGTACCCTCTCTATGGTTTCTCTCGAGTGGCAGCATCTGAGTACCCAGATGTGTGGGGTGGCCTCATCGACAACGAAGGACCAGCATTCCCCCTGCTTCCTGTGAAGTATGTGAAGGAGCAGAGCGTGGTGCGTGTACAGGATGGCCTTCCTCGTGTGGCTCGTCTGCGACCTTTTGCTAAAGATCAGCATCACAACGCGCAGACGAAGGGTCTGTTACCTCAACCACACGGTACGTACCTGGTCACTGGAGGTTTTGGTGATCTTGGTCTGGAAGTGCTGGAGTTTCTAGTACAGAAAGGTGCTCGAAGACTCGTCGTTGTGTCGCGGCGTGGTCTTCCGCCTCGCAGAGACTGGCCGTCGGCTACGGGCTCCATGGGCGCAGTGGTGAAGAAGATCAGCAAGCTCGAGAGCCTAGGCGCTACCATCCATGCCCTTGCAATCGACATAGGCTCTCCATCGGCGTCCACCGAGCTTTCTGCAGCGCTCGATCGGCTTTCACTCCCATCAGTACTAGGCGTTATCCACGCTGCTGGCGTCTCCGGTTACGGCTACATCAAAGACTCCACACACTCCGCCTACTTGGAGGTCATGGGGCCCAAGATCCAAGGCGCGTTGAATTTGCACAACGTCTTCCCCTGTGGTACTCTCGATTTCTTCGTCCTCTTCTCTTCCATCGGCCAGATCCTCGGCACGCCTGGCCAATCCGCCTACGCTGCATCCAACGCCTTCCTCGACGGCCTTGCAACGCACCGCCGCTCGCAGGGCTGCAACAGCATCGCAATACAATGGACCGCATGGCGAGCGCTAGGCCTGGCTTCGGATACTGCGCTTGTGGACCTCGAGCTGCAAAGCAAGGGTGTCACGGATATTACGGTCGAGGAAGGGTTCCAGGCGTGGATGCACCTGTCCAACATCGACACCGATCATGCGGTTGTGACGCGCACGCGCATACTGGACGCTGGCGAGCCGTTGCCGTGCGAGCTCATCGCAGATGTCGTGCAACGGCGCGCTGCACCTGCTGCTGTCTCTGCCACGTCTGCTGCTGCCCCGCAGGTTGCAGCGAAGCCAAGAGCAGGACCAGAGCTTAAGGCGCACCTCAACGCCGAGATCAAGGGATGCTTGTCGCGCGTCTTGCATCTGGGTGTTGAGGAAATTGAGGATCGTTCTGCAATTGCTGATCTGGGTGTCGACTCTGTCATGACTGTTGCGCTGAGGCAGCAGCTGCAGAAAGCTATGGGGATTACGGTACCGCCGACGCTCACGTGGAATCATCCTACGGTTGGACATCTGGTGGAGTGGTTTTATGAGAAGGTCGAGAGAAGAGAGTGA